The Neofelis nebulosa isolate mNeoNeb1 chromosome 16, mNeoNeb1.pri, whole genome shotgun sequence genome includes a window with the following:
- the NEK8 gene encoding serine/threonine-protein kinase Nek8 isoform X1, protein MEKYERIRVVGRGAFGIVHLCLRKADQKLVIIKQIPVEQMTKEERQAAQNECQVLKLLNHPNVIEYYENFLEDKALMIAMEYAPGGTLAEFIQKRCNSLLEEETILHFFVQILLALHHVHTHLILHRDLKTQNILLDKHRMVVKIGDFGISKILSSKSKAYTVVGTPCYISPELCEGKPYNQKSDIWALGCVLYELASLKRAFEAANLPALVLKIMSGTFAPISDRYSPELRQLVLSLLSLEPAQRPPLSHIMAQPLCIRALLNLHTDLGSIRMRRAEKSLVPGPPMAPGSTGSRTTGARCRGIPRGPARPAIPPPLSAVYAWGGGLSAPLRLPMLNTEVVQVAAGRTQKAGVTRSGRLILWEAPPLGAGGGALLPGAVEQPQPQFVSRFLEGQSGVTIKHVACGDLFTACLTAFSCSSNPWTGLSGKTAQPLSPFSFLTTPHSPDRGIIMTFGSGSNGCLGHGSLNDISQPTIVEALLGYEMVQVACGASHVLALSTERELFAWGRGDGGRLGLGTRESHSCPQQVSIPPGQEAQRVVCGIDSSMILTLPGQALACGSNRFNKLGLDHCSLGEEPAPDQQVEEALSFTPLGSAPLDQEPLLSVDLGTAHSAAVTASGDCYTFGSNQHGQLGTNARRVSRAPCQVRGLQNIKTAMVACGDAFTVAIGAEGEVYSWGKGARGRLGRRDEDAGLPRPVQLDETHPYTVTSVSCCHGNTLLAVRPVTDEPIPP, encoded by the exons GATTGTGCACCTGTGCCTGCGCAAGGCTGACCAGAAGCTGGTGATCATCAAGCAGATCCCAGTGGAGCAGATGACCAAGGAAGAGCGGCAGGCAGCCCAAAATGAGTGCCAGGTCCTCAAGCTACTCAATCACCCCAACGTCATTGAGTACTATGAGAACTTCCTGGAGGACAAGGCCCTCATGATTGCCATGGAATACGCACCAG GTGGCACCCTGGCTGAGTTCATCCAAAAACGCTGTAACTCCCTGCTGGAGGAGGAGACCATCCTGCACTTCTTTGTGCAGATCCTGCTCGCGCTCCATCACGTGCACACCCATCTCATCCTGCACCGGGACCTTAAGACTCAAAACATCCTTCTTGACAAACACCGCATGGTTGTCAAGATCGGGGACTTCGGCATCTCCAAGATCCTTAGCAGCAAGAGCAAGGCCTACACG GTGGTGGGCACTCCGTGCTACATCTCCCCTGAACTGTGTGAGGGCAAGCCTTACAACCAGAAGAGTGACATCTGGGCCCTGGGCTGTGTCCTCTATGAACTGGCCAGTCTCAAGAGGGCTTTCGAAGCTGCG AACCTGCCAGCGCTGGTGCTGAAGATCATGAGTGGCACCTTTGCACCCATCTCTGACCGGTACAGCCCTGAGCTGCGCCAGCTCGTCCTCAGtctgctcagcctggagcccgcacAGCGGCCACCGCTCAGCCACATCATGGCACAGCCACTCTGCATCCGCGCCCTCCTCAACCTCCACACCGACCTGGGGAGCATCCGCATGAGGAG GGCAGAGAAGTCCCTGGTCCCAGGGCCACCCATGGCCCCCGGCAGCACAGGGAGCAGGACCACAGGCGCCCGCTGCAGGG GTATACCCCGGGGACCCGCACGGCCGGCCATTCCGCCACCGCTGTCGGCGGTCTACGCGTGGGGGGGTGGGCTCAGCGCCCCGCTGCGGCTGCCGATGCTCAACACAGAGGTGGTCCAGGTGGCAGCTGGGCGCACGCAGAAGGCGGGCGTCACGCGCTCGGGGCGCCTTATCCTCTGGGAG GCCCCGCCCCTAGGCGCCGGAGGGGGCGCGCTCCTGCCCGGGGCCGTGGAGCAGCCGCAGCCCCAGTTCGTCTCCCGTTTCCTGGAGGGCCAGTCGGGCGTGACTATCAAACATGTGGCCTGCGGGGACCTCTTCACGGCCTGCCTGACCG CTTTTTCTTGCTCCTCCAACCCATGGACTGGCTTATCTGGAAAAACAGCCcaacctctctctcctttctcgttcctcaccaccccccactCTCCAGACCGAGGTATCATCATGACCTTTGGCAGTGGCAGTAACGGGTGCCTAGGCCATGGCAGCCTCAATGACATCAGCCAG CCCACCATTGTGGAGGCGCTGCTGGGCTATGAGATGGTGCAGGTGGCCTGTGGGGCCTCTCACGTGCTGGCCCTGTCCACAGAGCGAGAACTATTTGCGTGGGGCCGCGGAGATGGTG GCCGGCTAGGACTGGGCACCAGGGAGTCCCACAGCTGTCCCCAGCAGGTATCCATACCCCCAGGACAGGAAGCCCAGCGGGTTGTATGTGGCATTGACTCCTCCATGATCCTCACCCTGCCTGGCCAAGCCCTGGCTTGTGGGAGTAACAG GTTCAACAAACTGGGCCTGGACCACTGCTCCCTGGGGGAGGAGCCTGCCCCCGACCAGCAGGTAGAGGAGGCCCTGAGCTTCACACCACTAGGTTCCGCACCCCTGGACCAGGAGCCCCTGCTGAGTGTGGACCTGGGCACTGCTCATTCAGCTGCCGTCACTG ccTCTGGTGACTGCTACACTTTTGGCAGCAATCAGCATGGGCAGTTGGGCACCAATGCCCGCCGGGTCAGCCGGGCACCTTGTCAAGTCCGAGGCCTGCAGAACATCAAGACAGCGATGGTGGCCTGTGGGGATGCCTTCACTGTAGCCATTGGGGCAG AAGGCGAAGTGTACT
- the NEK8 gene encoding serine/threonine-protein kinase Nek8 isoform X5 translates to MTKEERQAAQNECQVLKLLNHPNVIEYYENFLEDKALMIAMEYAPGGTLAEFIQKRCNSLLEEETILHFFVQILLALHHVHTHLILHRDLKTQNILLDKHRMVVKIGDFGISKILSSKSKAYTVVGTPCYISPELCEGKPYNQKSDIWALGCVLYELASLKRAFEAANLPALVLKIMSGTFAPISDRYSPELRQLVLSLLSLEPAQRPPLSHIMAQPLCIRALLNLHTDLGSIRMRRAEKSLVPGPPMAPGSTGSRTTGARCRGIPRGPARPAIPPPLSAVYAWGGGLSAPLRLPMLNTEVVQVAAGRTQKAGVTRSGRLILWEAPPLGAGGGALLPGAVEQPQPQFVSRFLEGQSGVTIKHVACGDLFTACLTAFSCSSNPWTGLSGKTAQPLSPFSFLTTPHSPDRGIIMTFGSGSNGCLGHGSLNDISQPTIVEALLGYEMVQVACGASHVLALSTERELFAWGRGDGGRLGLGTRESHSCPQQVSIPPGQEAQRVVCGIDSSMILTLPGQALACGSNRFNKLGLDHCSLGEEPAPDQQVEEALSFTPLGSAPLDQEPLLSVDLGTAHSAAVTASGDCYTFGSNQHGQLGTNARRVSRAPCQVRGLQNIKTAMVACGDAFTVAIGAEGEVYSWGKGARGRLGRRDEDAGLPRPVQLDETHPYTVTSVSCCHGNTLLAVRPVTDEPIPP, encoded by the exons ATGACCAAGGAAGAGCGGCAGGCAGCCCAAAATGAGTGCCAGGTCCTCAAGCTACTCAATCACCCCAACGTCATTGAGTACTATGAGAACTTCCTGGAGGACAAGGCCCTCATGATTGCCATGGAATACGCACCAG GTGGCACCCTGGCTGAGTTCATCCAAAAACGCTGTAACTCCCTGCTGGAGGAGGAGACCATCCTGCACTTCTTTGTGCAGATCCTGCTCGCGCTCCATCACGTGCACACCCATCTCATCCTGCACCGGGACCTTAAGACTCAAAACATCCTTCTTGACAAACACCGCATGGTTGTCAAGATCGGGGACTTCGGCATCTCCAAGATCCTTAGCAGCAAGAGCAAGGCCTACACG GTGGTGGGCACTCCGTGCTACATCTCCCCTGAACTGTGTGAGGGCAAGCCTTACAACCAGAAGAGTGACATCTGGGCCCTGGGCTGTGTCCTCTATGAACTGGCCAGTCTCAAGAGGGCTTTCGAAGCTGCG AACCTGCCAGCGCTGGTGCTGAAGATCATGAGTGGCACCTTTGCACCCATCTCTGACCGGTACAGCCCTGAGCTGCGCCAGCTCGTCCTCAGtctgctcagcctggagcccgcacAGCGGCCACCGCTCAGCCACATCATGGCACAGCCACTCTGCATCCGCGCCCTCCTCAACCTCCACACCGACCTGGGGAGCATCCGCATGAGGAG GGCAGAGAAGTCCCTGGTCCCAGGGCCACCCATGGCCCCCGGCAGCACAGGGAGCAGGACCACAGGCGCCCGCTGCAGGG GTATACCCCGGGGACCCGCACGGCCGGCCATTCCGCCACCGCTGTCGGCGGTCTACGCGTGGGGGGGTGGGCTCAGCGCCCCGCTGCGGCTGCCGATGCTCAACACAGAGGTGGTCCAGGTGGCAGCTGGGCGCACGCAGAAGGCGGGCGTCACGCGCTCGGGGCGCCTTATCCTCTGGGAG GCCCCGCCCCTAGGCGCCGGAGGGGGCGCGCTCCTGCCCGGGGCCGTGGAGCAGCCGCAGCCCCAGTTCGTCTCCCGTTTCCTGGAGGGCCAGTCGGGCGTGACTATCAAACATGTGGCCTGCGGGGACCTCTTCACGGCCTGCCTGACCG CTTTTTCTTGCTCCTCCAACCCATGGACTGGCTTATCTGGAAAAACAGCCcaacctctctctcctttctcgttcctcaccaccccccactCTCCAGACCGAGGTATCATCATGACCTTTGGCAGTGGCAGTAACGGGTGCCTAGGCCATGGCAGCCTCAATGACATCAGCCAG CCCACCATTGTGGAGGCGCTGCTGGGCTATGAGATGGTGCAGGTGGCCTGTGGGGCCTCTCACGTGCTGGCCCTGTCCACAGAGCGAGAACTATTTGCGTGGGGCCGCGGAGATGGTG GCCGGCTAGGACTGGGCACCAGGGAGTCCCACAGCTGTCCCCAGCAGGTATCCATACCCCCAGGACAGGAAGCCCAGCGGGTTGTATGTGGCATTGACTCCTCCATGATCCTCACCCTGCCTGGCCAAGCCCTGGCTTGTGGGAGTAACAG GTTCAACAAACTGGGCCTGGACCACTGCTCCCTGGGGGAGGAGCCTGCCCCCGACCAGCAGGTAGAGGAGGCCCTGAGCTTCACACCACTAGGTTCCGCACCCCTGGACCAGGAGCCCCTGCTGAGTGTGGACCTGGGCACTGCTCATTCAGCTGCCGTCACTG ccTCTGGTGACTGCTACACTTTTGGCAGCAATCAGCATGGGCAGTTGGGCACCAATGCCCGCCGGGTCAGCCGGGCACCTTGTCAAGTCCGAGGCCTGCAGAACATCAAGACAGCGATGGTGGCCTGTGGGGATGCCTTCACTGTAGCCATTGGGGCAG AAGGCGAAGTGTACT
- the NEK8 gene encoding serine/threonine-protein kinase Nek8 isoform X2, whose amino-acid sequence MIVHLCLRKADQKLVIIKQIPVEQMTKEERQAAQNECQVLKLLNHPNVIEYYENFLEDKALMIAMEYAPGGTLAEFIQKRCNSLLEEETILHFFVQILLALHHVHTHLILHRDLKTQNILLDKHRMVVKIGDFGISKILSSKSKAYTVVGTPCYISPELCEGKPYNQKSDIWALGCVLYELASLKRAFEAANLPALVLKIMSGTFAPISDRYSPELRQLVLSLLSLEPAQRPPLSHIMAQPLCIRALLNLHTDLGSIRMRRAEKSLVPGPPMAPGSTGSRTTGARCRGIPRGPARPAIPPPLSAVYAWGGGLSAPLRLPMLNTEVVQVAAGRTQKAGVTRSGRLILWEAPPLGAGGGALLPGAVEQPQPQFVSRFLEGQSGVTIKHVACGDLFTACLTAFSCSSNPWTGLSGKTAQPLSPFSFLTTPHSPDRGIIMTFGSGSNGCLGHGSLNDISQPTIVEALLGYEMVQVACGASHVLALSTERELFAWGRGDGGRLGLGTRESHSCPQQVSIPPGQEAQRVVCGIDSSMILTLPGQALACGSNRFNKLGLDHCSLGEEPAPDQQVEEALSFTPLGSAPLDQEPLLSVDLGTAHSAAVTASGDCYTFGSNQHGQLGTNARRVSRAPCQVRGLQNIKTAMVACGDAFTVAIGAEGEVYSWGKGARGRLGRRDEDAGLPRPVQLDETHPYTVTSVSCCHGNTLLAVRPVTDEPIPP is encoded by the exons AT GATTGTGCACCTGTGCCTGCGCAAGGCTGACCAGAAGCTGGTGATCATCAAGCAGATCCCAGTGGAGCAGATGACCAAGGAAGAGCGGCAGGCAGCCCAAAATGAGTGCCAGGTCCTCAAGCTACTCAATCACCCCAACGTCATTGAGTACTATGAGAACTTCCTGGAGGACAAGGCCCTCATGATTGCCATGGAATACGCACCAG GTGGCACCCTGGCTGAGTTCATCCAAAAACGCTGTAACTCCCTGCTGGAGGAGGAGACCATCCTGCACTTCTTTGTGCAGATCCTGCTCGCGCTCCATCACGTGCACACCCATCTCATCCTGCACCGGGACCTTAAGACTCAAAACATCCTTCTTGACAAACACCGCATGGTTGTCAAGATCGGGGACTTCGGCATCTCCAAGATCCTTAGCAGCAAGAGCAAGGCCTACACG GTGGTGGGCACTCCGTGCTACATCTCCCCTGAACTGTGTGAGGGCAAGCCTTACAACCAGAAGAGTGACATCTGGGCCCTGGGCTGTGTCCTCTATGAACTGGCCAGTCTCAAGAGGGCTTTCGAAGCTGCG AACCTGCCAGCGCTGGTGCTGAAGATCATGAGTGGCACCTTTGCACCCATCTCTGACCGGTACAGCCCTGAGCTGCGCCAGCTCGTCCTCAGtctgctcagcctggagcccgcacAGCGGCCACCGCTCAGCCACATCATGGCACAGCCACTCTGCATCCGCGCCCTCCTCAACCTCCACACCGACCTGGGGAGCATCCGCATGAGGAG GGCAGAGAAGTCCCTGGTCCCAGGGCCACCCATGGCCCCCGGCAGCACAGGGAGCAGGACCACAGGCGCCCGCTGCAGGG GTATACCCCGGGGACCCGCACGGCCGGCCATTCCGCCACCGCTGTCGGCGGTCTACGCGTGGGGGGGTGGGCTCAGCGCCCCGCTGCGGCTGCCGATGCTCAACACAGAGGTGGTCCAGGTGGCAGCTGGGCGCACGCAGAAGGCGGGCGTCACGCGCTCGGGGCGCCTTATCCTCTGGGAG GCCCCGCCCCTAGGCGCCGGAGGGGGCGCGCTCCTGCCCGGGGCCGTGGAGCAGCCGCAGCCCCAGTTCGTCTCCCGTTTCCTGGAGGGCCAGTCGGGCGTGACTATCAAACATGTGGCCTGCGGGGACCTCTTCACGGCCTGCCTGACCG CTTTTTCTTGCTCCTCCAACCCATGGACTGGCTTATCTGGAAAAACAGCCcaacctctctctcctttctcgttcctcaccaccccccactCTCCAGACCGAGGTATCATCATGACCTTTGGCAGTGGCAGTAACGGGTGCCTAGGCCATGGCAGCCTCAATGACATCAGCCAG CCCACCATTGTGGAGGCGCTGCTGGGCTATGAGATGGTGCAGGTGGCCTGTGGGGCCTCTCACGTGCTGGCCCTGTCCACAGAGCGAGAACTATTTGCGTGGGGCCGCGGAGATGGTG GCCGGCTAGGACTGGGCACCAGGGAGTCCCACAGCTGTCCCCAGCAGGTATCCATACCCCCAGGACAGGAAGCCCAGCGGGTTGTATGTGGCATTGACTCCTCCATGATCCTCACCCTGCCTGGCCAAGCCCTGGCTTGTGGGAGTAACAG GTTCAACAAACTGGGCCTGGACCACTGCTCCCTGGGGGAGGAGCCTGCCCCCGACCAGCAGGTAGAGGAGGCCCTGAGCTTCACACCACTAGGTTCCGCACCCCTGGACCAGGAGCCCCTGCTGAGTGTGGACCTGGGCACTGCTCATTCAGCTGCCGTCACTG ccTCTGGTGACTGCTACACTTTTGGCAGCAATCAGCATGGGCAGTTGGGCACCAATGCCCGCCGGGTCAGCCGGGCACCTTGTCAAGTCCGAGGCCTGCAGAACATCAAGACAGCGATGGTGGCCTGTGGGGATGCCTTCACTGTAGCCATTGGGGCAG AAGGCGAAGTGTACT